A genomic segment from Thermotoga neapolitana DSM 4359 encodes:
- the metK gene encoding methionine adenosyltransferase codes for MRRLFTSESVTEGHPDKVADQISDAILDAMLEQDPKSRVAVETLVTTGLVIVAGEVTTRAYVEIPDIVRKTILEIGYTRAKYGFDGETCGVLTSIHSQSPDIALGVDKALEVKSGEEVADELEALGAGDQGIMFGYATNETPEYMPLPITLAHRLAMRLAEVRKKGILPFLRPDGKTQVTIEYEDDKPVRVDTVLISTQHDPDISQADLREAIIEHVINPVIPEEYRDDKMKILVNPTGRFVLGGPMADTGLTGRKIIVDTYGGWVPHGGGAFSGKDPTKVDRSAHYMARYVAKNVVAAGLADKFLIQLSYAIGVAKPVSILIDTFGTAKVDEEKLLKVITEIFDFRPGAIIKKLNLLRPIYRKTAAYGHFGRNEEEFTWEKLDMVDELKRAFNM; via the coding sequence ATGAGGAGACTTTTCACCAGTGAAAGTGTCACAGAAGGTCACCCTGACAAGGTTGCGGATCAGATCTCGGATGCCATACTGGACGCCATGCTCGAGCAGGATCCAAAGAGCAGAGTCGCCGTTGAAACGCTCGTTACCACGGGGCTCGTCATCGTAGCAGGAGAAGTTACAACGAGGGCGTACGTGGAGATACCAGATATCGTGAGAAAAACGATCCTTGAGATAGGATACACAAGGGCAAAGTACGGTTTCGATGGAGAGACGTGTGGAGTGCTCACAAGCATACACAGTCAGTCTCCAGATATAGCGCTCGGTGTGGACAAGGCACTCGAGGTGAAAAGTGGAGAAGAGGTAGCGGACGAACTGGAGGCACTGGGTGCAGGAGACCAGGGAATCATGTTCGGTTACGCCACAAACGAAACACCCGAATACATGCCGCTTCCAATCACGCTTGCTCACCGCCTGGCTATGAGACTTGCTGAAGTCAGAAAGAAGGGCATACTTCCATTTCTGAGGCCAGATGGGAAAACACAGGTGACGATAGAGTACGAGGACGACAAGCCGGTGCGTGTTGACACCGTCCTCATATCCACTCAGCACGACCCGGACATCTCCCAGGCGGATCTGAGAGAGGCGATCATCGAACACGTTATAAATCCTGTCATACCGGAAGAGTACAGAGATGATAAGATGAAAATTCTCGTCAATCCTACAGGAAGGTTCGTCCTTGGTGGTCCAATGGCGGACACGGGGCTTACCGGCAGAAAGATAATAGTTGATACCTACGGAGGATGGGTGCCCCACGGAGGAGGTGCCTTCAGCGGTAAAGACCCAACGAAGGTTGACAGATCGGCTCACTATATGGCAAGATATGTAGCGAAGAACGTGGTCGCCGCAGGTCTTGCTGACAAATTCCTCATACAGCTCTCTTATGCTATAGGTGTCGCAAAACCCGTTTCCATACTGATCGACACGTTCGGCACAGCGAAGGTTGACGAGGAAAAACTCCTCAAGGTGATCACCGAGATCTTCGATTTCAGGCCCGGGGCGATCATAAAGAAACTCAATCTACTGAGGCCCATTTACAGGAAGACAGCAGCTTACGGTCATTTCGGTAGAAACGAGGAAGAATTCACATGGGAAAAACTCGACATGGTCGATGAGTTGAAAAGAGCCTTCAACATGTGA
- the fusA gene encoding elongation factor G, whose product MGDIRNVRTAALIGHNGSGKSLLLARILYKLNMIDKPETKYVDYDPVEEEKGASFSSHVASFEWKGKRMFLIDTPGFADFISEVINAIFVAENVVSVVNAVAGVEIQTERTWNLAEEMKKPIMVFVNQMDKERANFDNVVAELKERFSRKILPLVVPIGAAENFEGVVDLLKKKAYRYNGEEPVEEDMPSEFDELRSEILEDIVEQDEELMMRYLDGEEIGYDELVKVLKESYRKGELVPVIAGSALSGIGVDVLLDYLENIGVSPAEASPYRATMEDGKEVEIPFSEEEPFCAYIFKSVVDQFVGRITFAKVIAGTLKSGDTIVNVQKDTSEKVGHVYLPVLKQQKEVESVGPGEIVVLLKLKEGAVGETLAHRDRRVKIIAPSFPEPMFSRSVHPKSKSDIDKISGGLSRLSDSDPTFVWEYDPETGETVISGLGAMHLDVMVERLKKIFGVDVEVGRPKIAYRETITATAIAEHKHKKQTGGHGQYGHVKIQLEPLPRGQGYEFVDKIVGGVIPRNFIPSVDKGVREAMKRGVLAGYPVTDVRVILFDGSYHEVDSSDISFQIAAIQAFKKGMEAAKPVILEPIMEVEVFVPEENAGDVMGEISSRRGRPLGMEPSGKGMVKVKAEVPLAEMLDFSNKLSSITSGRGYFTMRFQRYEIVPPNIQEKIIEERRREMQEQEK is encoded by the coding sequence ATGGGAGACATCCGGAATGTGAGAACAGCAGCTTTGATAGGTCACAACGGGTCTGGGAAATCTTTGCTTCTGGCTCGTATTCTCTACAAGTTGAATATGATCGACAAACCAGAAACAAAGTATGTGGACTACGATCCTGTTGAGGAAGAGAAAGGTGCGAGTTTTTCCTCCCATGTGGCATCTTTTGAATGGAAGGGCAAGAGAATGTTTTTGATAGATACTCCGGGGTTTGCAGATTTCATCTCTGAAGTCATAAATGCGATCTTCGTTGCGGAAAACGTCGTATCAGTAGTGAACGCTGTGGCGGGTGTGGAGATACAGACGGAGAGGACCTGGAACCTGGCCGAAGAAATGAAAAAACCCATCATGGTGTTTGTGAACCAGATGGACAAGGAAAGAGCAAACTTTGACAACGTCGTTGCGGAGTTGAAGGAAAGGTTCTCAAGAAAAATACTGCCCCTTGTTGTTCCAATCGGTGCAGCAGAGAATTTTGAAGGTGTTGTTGATCTTCTCAAGAAGAAGGCCTACAGATACAACGGAGAAGAGCCGGTGGAAGAAGATATGCCATCTGAGTTCGATGAATTGAGATCAGAGATCCTCGAGGACATAGTGGAGCAGGACGAAGAGCTCATGATGAGATACCTCGATGGAGAAGAAATAGGATACGACGAACTCGTGAAAGTTCTCAAAGAAAGCTACAGAAAAGGTGAACTGGTACCTGTGATAGCAGGTTCTGCTCTGAGCGGAATCGGCGTTGATGTGCTTCTGGACTATCTGGAAAACATAGGTGTCTCTCCGGCAGAGGCGAGTCCCTACAGGGCAACGATGGAAGATGGTAAAGAAGTAGAGATACCTTTTTCTGAAGAAGAACCTTTCTGTGCCTACATCTTCAAATCTGTTGTTGACCAGTTCGTTGGAAGAATAACCTTTGCAAAAGTCATAGCGGGCACTCTGAAGAGTGGAGACACCATCGTCAACGTTCAGAAAGACACCTCGGAAAAGGTCGGACATGTTTATCTTCCTGTTCTCAAGCAGCAGAAAGAAGTCGAATCTGTTGGACCTGGCGAAATCGTGGTACTTTTGAAACTCAAAGAGGGTGCTGTTGGAGAAACACTGGCCCACAGGGATAGAAGGGTGAAGATAATCGCTCCTTCTTTCCCGGAGCCCATGTTCTCTCGTTCTGTTCATCCAAAGTCCAAGTCGGACATCGACAAGATCAGCGGTGGATTGTCCAGACTCTCCGACTCCGATCCTACTTTCGTGTGGGAGTACGATCCGGAGACTGGTGAAACGGTGATCTCTGGTCTTGGTGCGATGCACCTTGACGTTATGGTGGAAAGACTGAAGAAAATCTTCGGAGTCGATGTTGAGGTAGGAAGACCGAAGATCGCCTACAGAGAAACGATCACAGCAACAGCCATCGCAGAGCACAAACACAAGAAACAAACGGGTGGTCACGGTCAGTATGGACACGTGAAGATACAACTGGAACCTCTGCCAAGAGGTCAGGGGTATGAATTTGTTGACAAGATCGTTGGAGGTGTGATCCCCAGAAACTTCATTCCTTCCGTTGACAAAGGTGTCAGAGAAGCGATGAAGAGAGGTGTCCTTGCAGGCTATCCTGTTACGGACGTCAGGGTCATCCTCTTCGATGGTTCCTATCACGAAGTGGACTCCTCCGACATTTCGTTCCAGATAGCAGCGATACAGGCCTTCAAGAAAGGAATGGAAGCGGCAAAGCCTGTGATACTTGAGCCGATCATGGAGGTAGAGGTCTTCGTCCCAGAAGAAAACGCAGGAGACGTGATGGGTGAGATCTCCAGCAGAAGAGGAAGACCTCTTGGTATGGAACCCTCCGGCAAGGGCATGGTGAAGGTAAAAGCGGAAGTTCCCCTTGCAGAGATGCTAGACTTTTCCAACAAACTTTCTTCCATCACCAGCGGAAGAGGTTACTTCACCATGAGATTCCAGAGGTACGAGATAGTACCTCCGAACATTCAGGAAAAGATCATCGAAGAGAGAAGAAGAGAGATGCAGGAACAGGAGAAATGA
- the def gene encoding peptide deformylase, which translates to MYRVRVFGDPVLRKRAKPVTKFDEALKRTIERMIETMYHYDGVGLAAPQVGISQRFFVMDVGNGPVAVINPEILEASPETEIAEEGCLSFPEIFVEIERSKRVKVRYQNVRGEFVEEELEGYPARVFQHEFDHLNGVLIIDRIKPAKRLLLRKRLMDIAKSARG; encoded by the coding sequence GTGTACAGAGTGAGAGTCTTCGGAGATCCTGTTTTGAGAAAGAGGGCAAAACCCGTGACGAAGTTCGATGAGGCTTTGAAGCGAACGATAGAGAGGATGATAGAAACGATGTATCACTACGATGGAGTGGGACTTGCAGCACCCCAGGTTGGAATATCCCAGAGGTTTTTTGTGATGGATGTGGGAAACGGCCCTGTGGCGGTGATAAATCCCGAAATCCTCGAAGCCAGTCCTGAGACGGAAATAGCAGAAGAGGGTTGTCTGAGTTTTCCAGAGATCTTCGTCGAGATAGAAAGGAGCAAGAGAGTGAAGGTGAGGTATCAGAATGTTCGTGGGGAGTTCGTTGAAGAGGAACTGGAAGGATATCCTGCAAGGGTCTTTCAACACGAGTTCGATCACCTGAACGGGGTACTTATAATAGACAGGATAAAACCTGCAAAAAGGCTTCTTCTGAGAAAAAGGCTGATGGACATAGCAAAATCTGCCAGAGGATGA
- the surE gene encoding 5'/3'-nucleotidase SurE: protein MRILLTNDDGINSKGIILLAEYLSKEHEVFVVAPDKERSATGHSITIHVPLWMKKVFISEDVVAYSTTGTPADCVKLGYNVIMEKRVDLVVSGINRGPNMGMDILYSGTVSGAMEGAMMNIPSIAISSASYESPDFEGAARFLISFLKEFDLSLLDPFTMLNINVPVGEIKGWKLTRQSRRRWNDYFEERISPFGEKYYWMMGEVIEDDDREDVDYRVVQQGYVSVTPIHPFLTNEGCLRKLREVYESCTE from the coding sequence ATGCGGATACTTTTGACGAACGATGACGGAATAAATTCCAAGGGAATAATACTGCTGGCGGAGTACCTTTCGAAAGAGCACGAGGTCTTCGTTGTGGCACCGGACAAAGAGCGAAGTGCGACAGGGCATAGCATCACCATACACGTTCCACTCTGGATGAAGAAGGTCTTCATAAGTGAAGACGTGGTGGCTTACTCCACAACAGGGACACCCGCAGACTGTGTCAAACTCGGCTACAACGTGATCATGGAAAAGAGAGTGGATCTTGTGGTGAGTGGGATCAATAGAGGTCCAAACATGGGTATGGACATCCTTTACTCCGGTACCGTTTCCGGAGCCATGGAGGGTGCCATGATGAACATACCATCGATAGCGATCTCCAGCGCAAGTTATGAAAGTCCTGATTTCGAAGGAGCGGCAAGATTTCTGATAAGCTTTTTGAAGGAGTTCGATCTCTCGCTCCTTGATCCCTTCACCATGCTGAACATAAACGTTCCTGTAGGTGAAATAAAGGGATGGAAGTTAACAAGACAGAGTCGAAGAAGGTGGAACGATTATTTCGAAGAGAGAATATCACCCTTTGGAGAGAAATACTACTGGATGATGGGAGAAGTGATAGAAGACGACGATCGAGAGGACGTGGATTACAGGGTGGTTCAGCAGGGATATGTCTCCGTAACACCCATACACCCGTTTCTCACCAACGAAGGTTGTCTCAGGAAACTCAGGGAGGTGTATGAATCGTGTACAGAGTGA
- a CDS encoding M23 family metallopeptidase: MKKWLLILALVLLFSVVFSFSPPVDSPRVSASFGEYRGSGNRGPHFHMGMDFSTGLKEGVPIYASERGWLVRLEIDRDDIYGYTVVLEHENGYRTLYAHLSGFAKKLEVIVESLKEEFGDVRIVVEFPEKEIWFEKGEVVGYSGTTGEAPIPHAHFEIRDKKEEVSYDPSNFLNLQKPVDEDIFLENLKIGDNVYDFVENRTYPFTGNFPVLSIKAYSRGFNNTLGLKKISLLMEGEEIYQISFEQIPWSEFTNVWGVYDRKSVSAAYRFELWYKLFPETFSSLVKVNKFPEIGKFPDFAKYTIVLEDIWGMKKEFSFYLQRR; the protein is encoded by the coding sequence GTGAAAAAATGGCTTCTGATTTTGGCTCTGGTCCTTCTTTTTTCCGTGGTCTTTTCCTTCTCTCCACCTGTTGATTCCCCACGTGTTTCAGCGAGTTTCGGTGAGTACAGAGGAAGTGGAAACAGAGGACCGCATTTTCACATGGGGATGGACTTCTCCACTGGTTTGAAAGAAGGCGTTCCCATCTACGCTTCTGAAAGAGGGTGGCTCGTCAGGCTCGAGATCGACAGAGACGATATATACGGCTACACGGTGGTTCTAGAACACGAAAACGGCTACAGAACGCTGTACGCTCATTTGAGTGGTTTTGCAAAGAAACTCGAAGTGATCGTGGAGTCTCTGAAAGAAGAGTTCGGAGACGTGAGGATTGTTGTGGAGTTCCCAGAAAAAGAGATCTGGTTTGAAAAGGGAGAAGTTGTGGGATACTCCGGTACTACCGGGGAAGCGCCCATACCACACGCACACTTTGAGATAAGAGACAAAAAAGAAGAAGTTTCTTACGATCCATCGAATTTCCTGAACCTTCAAAAACCCGTGGATGAAGATATCTTCCTGGAAAATCTGAAAATAGGAGACAACGTTTATGACTTCGTTGAAAACAGAACCTACCCGTTCACCGGAAACTTTCCAGTTCTTTCCATAAAGGCCTATTCTCGAGGATTCAACAACACTCTGGGGCTCAAGAAGATCTCTCTCTTGATGGAAGGAGAAGAGATCTATCAGATCTCCTTTGAACAGATTCCATGGTCTGAGTTCACAAATGTCTGGGGAGTGTACGACAGAAAGTCCGTATCGGCGGCGTACAGATTCGAACTCTGGTACAAACTCTTTCCAGAGACGTTTTCTTCGCTTGTGAAAGTCAACAAATTTCCGGAAATTGGAAAGTTCCCAGACTTTGCCAAGTACACCATCGTGCTGGAGGATATATGGGGTATGAAGAAGGAGTTTTCCTTCTATCTGCAAAGGAGGTGA
- a CDS encoding phosphodiester glycosidase family protein yields the protein MKQLMFIFLLLACLSFASYVISGKEAFPVRSVFRDGVYYVYVEDLSPVGVGYIHANGYHYVVYDDHVLFVKEKETVLDFVKKLSPPLFLEGKLLLPIDAVKELMEGFQVYTKGENVLIYNSLPILLSATKEKDRIVISYTGVLVPDMVEVEKSMGRVVLKISPVVENIPVVSEGIEVKPGKNEITIITSIGNFYPDVRLTFEKNRLVCQLALIEGFFGKLEIADGVVFERKIEEFGKGEKTVVNYLIMDPEKVEVKPVIAEKGFGSLEKLDDMVKRVGGVAGINGNYFDPVTKFPIGLVVIDGKPYSTMFSGRPIFAITEEGDVFIGRVLVDVTLTVNDVLFLVKGINTLGEGEVLVYTKEFSGTIPKKDDKLYFVVEGNTVKYLGYKEKAEGSESVIAVSRKYETYLSNLKIGDRAYLSIQPNLPIRIRQAVEGGPLLIQNGAPIPDAQEEKARYGGGIAYAKAPRTVVATKNGKLWFIVFEGYNHITRGLNYDELVDFLLSRGFEDAMCVDGGSSSVMAVGGNLFGKAENSTAAIPVGIVVWEKKSTEVGE from the coding sequence ATGAAACAACTGATGTTCATCTTTCTCCTTCTTGCCTGTCTTTCCTTTGCTTCATACGTGATTAGCGGAAAAGAAGCATTTCCTGTAAGAAGTGTTTTCAGGGACGGTGTCTACTACGTTTACGTGGAAGATCTTTCACCGGTTGGTGTTGGTTACATACACGCAAACGGTTACCACTACGTTGTCTACGATGATCATGTGCTCTTTGTGAAAGAGAAAGAAACGGTACTGGATTTTGTGAAGAAACTCTCCCCACCTCTTTTTCTGGAAGGAAAACTCCTTCTTCCAATCGATGCTGTGAAAGAGTTGATGGAAGGCTTTCAGGTTTACACAAAAGGAGAAAACGTGCTCATCTACAACTCCCTGCCGATACTTCTTTCCGCCACAAAAGAAAAAGACAGGATAGTCATCTCTTACACGGGTGTTCTCGTGCCGGACATGGTGGAAGTTGAAAAGAGCATGGGCAGGGTCGTCTTGAAGATCTCCCCTGTGGTGGAAAACATTCCCGTGGTCTCAGAAGGAATAGAGGTGAAGCCGGGGAAAAATGAGATCACCATCATCACTAGCATCGGAAACTTCTACCCAGATGTGAGGTTGACTTTTGAGAAGAATCGCCTCGTCTGCCAGCTGGCGTTGATCGAGGGGTTTTTCGGGAAACTTGAGATAGCCGATGGTGTTGTGTTCGAACGTAAGATAGAAGAATTCGGAAAGGGAGAAAAAACGGTTGTGAACTACCTGATCATGGACCCAGAAAAGGTCGAGGTGAAACCCGTCATAGCCGAAAAGGGCTTTGGTTCACTTGAAAAACTGGACGATATGGTAAAGAGGGTCGGTGGTGTGGCTGGTATAAACGGAAACTATTTTGATCCTGTGACGAAGTTTCCCATTGGCCTTGTCGTGATAGATGGGAAGCCCTATTCTACGATGTTTTCCGGAAGACCCATTTTTGCGATCACCGAAGAAGGAGACGTGTTCATAGGAAGGGTGCTTGTGGATGTCACCTTGACGGTGAACGATGTGCTCTTTCTCGTCAAGGGAATCAACACGCTCGGAGAGGGAGAAGTGCTGGTTTACACGAAGGAGTTCTCAGGCACGATTCCGAAAAAGGATGACAAGTTGTATTTCGTCGTGGAAGGAAACACGGTGAAATATCTTGGATACAAAGAAAAGGCAGAAGGCTCAGAAAGTGTGATAGCCGTTTCGAGGAAATACGAAACCTACCTTTCCAACTTGAAGATAGGAGACAGGGCTTATCTTTCGATTCAGCCGAATCTGCCGATTCGAATAAGACAGGCGGTGGAGGGAGGGCCTCTTCTGATTCAAAATGGTGCTCCGATTCCAGATGCCCAGGAAGAAAAGGCAAGATACGGTGGTGGAATCGCCTATGCAAAGGCACCGAGAACGGTCGTTGCTACAAAAAATGGAAAGCTTTGGTTTATCGTCTTCGAAGGTTATAATCATATAACGAGAGGGTTGAACTATGATGAACTTGTTGATTTTCTTCTTTCCAGAGGGTTCGAAGATGCCATGTGTGTCGATGGGGGAAGTTCTTCGGTAATGGCGGTGGGCGGAAACCTCTTTGGAAAAGCAGAAAACAGCACGGCAGCCATACCTGTGGGGATCGTTGTTTGGGAGAAAAAAAGCACGGAGGTGGGTGAGTGA
- a CDS encoding pyrimidine-nucleoside phosphorylase yields the protein MRAYDVILKKRNGEKLSREEIKFMVEGFVRGEIPDYQMAAFLMAIFFRHLDEEETYYLTEVMMRSGEVLDLSEIPGKKVDKHSTGGVGDKTTLVVAPLVASCGVPIAKMSGRALGHTGGTIDKLESIPGFRTELSIDEFVENVKKYGIAIVGQTGNLVPADKKIYALRDATATVDELSLIASSIMSKKLAAGSDAFVLDVKFGTGAFIKDIEESRKLAGLMLEIAKRHGRKAAAVLSNMNQPLGRFIGNSLEVIEAIETLKGRGPEDLVELSITLGALMLELAGVSEFENGKKILKKKIETGEALEKFRVLIKAQGGDERVVDDPWKFLAVSKKIEEFKAERDGYVSFIDTEKVGTASMLLGAGRKKKEDRIDHSVGIVVEKKLGDFVEKGETIARLYVSEKSDLESAMKLLKEAYVVSDTPPEPFRVVEEVIK from the coding sequence ATGAGGGCTTACGATGTTATTCTGAAGAAAAGAAACGGTGAAAAATTGTCCAGAGAAGAGATAAAGTTCATGGTGGAAGGATTCGTGAGAGGGGAAATACCTGACTACCAGATGGCGGCGTTTCTGATGGCGATCTTTTTTCGCCATCTGGACGAGGAGGAGACCTACTATCTCACCGAAGTCATGATGAGATCAGGAGAGGTTCTGGATCTTTCGGAAATACCTGGAAAGAAGGTTGACAAGCACTCAACTGGAGGTGTTGGGGATAAGACCACCCTCGTCGTTGCTCCACTCGTTGCCTCCTGCGGGGTTCCCATTGCGAAGATGTCTGGGCGAGCCCTTGGACACACGGGAGGAACAATCGACAAATTGGAGTCTATACCGGGATTCAGGACGGAGCTTTCCATAGATGAATTCGTTGAAAACGTAAAAAAATACGGCATAGCGATTGTGGGACAGACGGGAAATCTTGTCCCTGCGGACAAGAAAATATACGCTCTGCGTGATGCCACAGCAACCGTTGATGAACTCTCGCTGATCGCATCGAGTATTATGAGCAAAAAACTTGCTGCTGGGAGCGATGCGTTCGTTCTGGACGTGAAGTTTGGAACGGGTGCGTTCATAAAAGACATTGAAGAATCCAGAAAACTTGCCGGCTTGATGCTGGAAATAGCAAAACGCCATGGTAGAAAAGCGGCCGCTGTTCTTTCGAACATGAACCAGCCGCTGGGACGTTTCATAGGAAACTCTCTGGAAGTGATAGAGGCTATAGAGACCCTCAAAGGACGCGGCCCAGAGGATCTGGTAGAACTTTCGATCACCCTTGGTGCTTTGATGCTCGAACTTGCGGGAGTTTCTGAATTTGAAAATGGAAAGAAGATATTGAAGAAAAAGATCGAAACGGGGGAAGCCCTCGAAAAGTTCCGTGTACTCATAAAAGCACAGGGTGGAGATGAGAGAGTGGTTGACGATCCATGGAAGTTTTTGGCCGTTTCGAAGAAGATAGAGGAGTTCAAAGCCGAAAGAGATGGATACGTATCCTTCATAGACACCGAAAAGGTGGGAACGGCTTCCATGCTTTTGGGTGCTGGAAGAAAGAAAAAAGAGGATAGAATAGATCACAGCGTGGGAATAGTTGTTGAGAAGAAACTGGGAGACTTCGTGGAAAAAGGAGAAACGATCGCAAGGCTTTATGTTTCAGAAAAGAGCGACCTGGAAAGTGCTATGAAACTTCTGAAGGAAGCATATGTGGTGTCTGATACTCCACCAGAGCCATTCAGAGTGGTAGAAGAGGTGATCAAATGA
- a CDS encoding response regulator transcription factor, whose protein sequence is MAKKKILVVDDDPAILELVGYNLAKEGYDVLKAYDGEEALKLANEEDVDMFIVDIMLPGMDGFELVRKIRSMEKYRNTPVIFLSAKGEEFDKVLGLELGADDYITKPFSVRELLARVKAIFRRLSAAVQSKEERPKKITAKDLEIDVEKYEVKVRGKKVNLTPLEFELLRFLAENEGKVFSRDVLLDKLWGYDYYGDTRTVDVHIRRLRTKIEEDPSNPKYIITVRGKGYKFRDPGKEE, encoded by the coding sequence ATGGCGAAGAAGAAGATCCTGGTTGTCGACGATGACCCTGCAATTTTGGAACTGGTAGGATACAACCTGGCAAAGGAAGGCTACGACGTTCTGAAGGCGTACGATGGAGAAGAAGCGCTGAAACTTGCCAACGAAGAAGACGTGGACATGTTCATCGTGGATATTATGCTTCCGGGAATGGACGGGTTCGAACTGGTAAGAAAGATCAGATCTATGGAAAAATACAGAAACACTCCGGTTATCTTTCTGAGCGCAAAGGGTGAAGAGTTCGACAAGGTTCTTGGATTGGAACTTGGAGCCGACGACTACATAACGAAACCCTTCAGCGTGAGAGAGCTTCTTGCAAGGGTGAAGGCTATATTCAGAAGACTGTCTGCTGCCGTGCAGAGCAAGGAGGAAAGACCCAAAAAGATCACTGCAAAGGATCTCGAGATCGATGTGGAGAAATACGAAGTGAAAGTGAGAGGAAAGAAAGTGAACCTCACACCTCTGGAATTCGAACTTCTGAGGTTTCTGGCAGAAAATGAAGGAAAGGTTTTCAGCAGGGATGTGCTTCTCGACAAGCTGTGGGGGTACGACTACTACGGTGACACGAGAACGGTCGATGTGCACATCAGAAGGTTGAGAACGAAGATAGAAGAAGACCCATCGAACCCGAAATACATCATCACCGTTCGTGGAAAAGGTTACAAGTTCAGAGATCCTGGAAAGGAAGAATGA
- the rpsT gene encoding 30S ribosomal protein S20, whose product MPNTKSAKKRVRVSEKRRLRNKAYKTFFKNRIKEVIKAIENGEPKEVVLELARKAQAAIDKAVSKGVIHKNQGARRKERLFKRVNEYLKSLEAAETTQE is encoded by the coding sequence GTGCCTAACACGAAATCTGCTAAAAAGAGGGTCAGGGTTTCTGAAAAAAGAAGACTGAGGAACAAAGCTTACAAGACCTTTTTCAAAAACAGAATAAAGGAAGTCATCAAGGCCATAGAAAACGGCGAGCCAAAAGAAGTGGTCCTGGAACTCGCCAGGAAAGCGCAGGCTGCCATCGATAAAGCGGTATCAAAGGGAGTCATTCACAAAAACCAGGGAGCGAGAAGAAAAGAAAGACTCTTCAAGAGAGTGAACGAGTACCTGAAGAGCCTGGAAGCAGCTGAAACGACTCAGGAGTGA
- a CDS encoding sensor histidine kinase, with protein sequence MELFLIVAGVLLFALLVFFFRRKLSEYRIFIKKVADMLGEKDVPPLYLFERLKKYIDNLKDRIARVEVSRDNFLTILNSLSEPIFILDREGNITFLNEAARRLVQDRISPEGRRYYEIFEDYYINEMVEETIKSLEPQEGTLVTYIENDKKYFHVKVIPVDLKSGDKIFVILFHDVTKERKLDEMRREFIATVSHELRTPLTSIHGYAETLLEDDLENKELVKRFLKIIEEESARMTHLINDLLDLEKMEESSVEFEMKELDLCEVVDYVYRIVQPIAEENEVELEIDCENVTVKGNKERLIQMLLNLVDNAVKYTSLKEKGEKKVWVRAYDTPDWAVIEVEDTGPGIPKEAQSRIFEKFFRVDKARSRKMGGTGLGLTIVKTIVDRHGGKIEVESEVGQGTLMRVYLPKGR encoded by the coding sequence ATGGAACTGTTTTTGATCGTCGCAGGAGTCCTGCTGTTTGCCTTGCTTGTTTTCTTTTTCAGAAGGAAGTTATCTGAGTACAGGATATTCATAAAAAAAGTGGCGGATATGCTGGGGGAAAAGGATGTTCCCCCACTTTATCTTTTCGAGCGTTTGAAAAAGTACATCGACAATCTGAAAGACAGAATCGCTCGCGTGGAAGTCAGCCGGGACAATTTTCTCACCATACTCAACAGTCTCAGTGAACCCATATTCATCCTCGACAGAGAGGGGAACATCACATTTTTGAACGAAGCTGCTCGAAGGCTCGTTCAGGATAGAATCAGTCCTGAGGGAAGACGCTACTATGAGATATTCGAGGATTACTACATAAACGAAATGGTCGAGGAAACAATAAAAAGCCTGGAACCACAGGAAGGAACACTGGTCACATACATAGAAAACGACAAGAAGTACTTTCACGTGAAGGTGATTCCCGTCGATCTGAAAAGCGGTGACAAGATCTTTGTCATTCTCTTCCACGATGTGACGAAGGAAAGGAAACTGGATGAGATGAGACGTGAGTTCATCGCAACGGTCTCTCATGAACTCAGAACACCTCTCACTTCCATCCATGGATACGCGGAAACACTGCTGGAAGACGATCTCGAAAACAAAGAACTCGTCAAAAGATTTCTCAAGATCATTGAAGAAGAATCAGCACGCATGACACACCTTATAAACGACCTGCTGGATCTTGAAAAGATGGAAGAAAGTTCTGTTGAGTTTGAGATGAAGGAACTCGATCTTTGTGAAGTGGTGGATTACGTTTACAGGATAGTTCAGCCCATCGCGGAAGAAAACGAAGTGGAACTCGAGATCGATTGCGAGAATGTTACAGTCAAAGGAAACAAAGAAAGGCTCATCCAGATGCTTCTGAACCTCGTGGACAACGCTGTCAAGTACACTTCCCTCAAGGAAAAAGGAGAAAAGAAAGTCTGGGTTAGGGCTTACGATACACCCGATTGGGCCGTTATAGAGGTGGAAGATACGGGACCCGGTATTCCAAAAGAGGCCCAGAGCAGGATCTTTGAAAAATTCTTCAGAGTGGACAAGGCAAGATCGAGGAAAATGGGAGGCACTGGCCTTGGCCTCACCATAGTGAAGACGATTGTCGACAGGCACGGTGGAAAGATAGAAGTAGAAAGCGAGGTCGGACAGGGTACACTCATGAGGGTGTATCTGCCCAAGGGTAGGTGA